A region of Porites lutea chromosome 13, jaPorLute2.1, whole genome shotgun sequence DNA encodes the following proteins:
- the LOC140923275 gene encoding uncharacterized protein, translated as MVAASHFVFACLLILNISSIVSGIECPVCTNVPGLGAGSCDSGKVANVTCPDGLNQCMSLKGKLMSPDSTRDIKLKNCSNKVLCDSASDYNACKLLNVSGVLLSCSLTCTKPDTTPDTSGVKGLEPSAFLGAIFLLALILNVF; from the exons ATGGTAGCCGCTtcacattttgtttttgcctgCCTCCTGATCCTGAACATATCATCCATTG TGTCTGGTATTGAGTGTCCAGTGTGTACCAATGTCCCGGGATTAGGAGCAGGCAGTTGCGACAGTGGCAAAGTCGCCAATGTTACCTGCCCCGATGGATTGAATCAGTGTATGAGCTTGAAAGGGAAGCTGATGAGTCCTGACTCTACTCGGGACATCAAACTAAAGAACTGTTCCAACAAAGTTTTGTGTGACTCAGCCAGCGACTACAACG CGTGTAAGCTTCTTAACGTGTCGGGTGTTCTTCTTTCATGTTCGCTTACCTGTACCAAACCGGATACCACACCGGACACCAGTGGAGTGAAAGGACTGGAACCGAGTGCATTTTTGGGCGCCATATTTTTGTTGGCCCTAATCCTCAATGTTTTCTAA